The following DNA comes from Streptococcus pasteurianus.
ACGACTTTTAACAAGACCATTATAGACAGCAATAATCCAAACTACTAAAACAATAATAGCGATAATAACAAAAATCATAAATTCCTCCTTGGGTATGACATACCCTTCCAAAATCAGTTGCTTTTTGTAACCTACCGCTACACAAAAGCTTTTGATAAACTACTAAAATAAATAGATAAAAATATACTTTCTAGGCTTATTATATCAGTTTTCTTTTAATTCTTAAAGTGATTACATAAGAAGCTGGGGGAAAATTAGTTTTTCGGATGTTATAACTATTTCTAAGAATGTTATTGGATGGGATTTTATGGTAAAATAAGATGACATATATTGGAATTGAAAGGATATTAAAGAAAGTTGTGGTGGTTTGTGTTTTGCAGGCTGCTAATGCTTTCTTTACTGATAATCATGACACCTGAAGAATTTTATAAGAAACTTAGTCAACAAGGTTTTGAGTTGACAGATACACAAAAAAAGCAATTTGAACGTTATTTTGAGCTTTTGGTTGAATGGAATCAAAAGATTAATTTGACGGCTATTACGGATGAAGAGGGGGTTTATTTGAAACATTTTTATGATTCTATTGCTCCCGTTCTTCAAGGAAAAATAACAAATCAAGCGATTTGTTTGCTAGATATTGGAGCTGGAGCCGGTTTTCCAAGTATTCCTATCAAGATTTTATGCCCTGATATTGATGTTACTATCATTGATTCGCTAAATAAGCGTATTAATTTTCTTAATTTATTGGCAGATGAACTTGGCTTAGAGGGCGTTCATTTTTACCATGGACGTGCTGAAGATTTTGGTCAAGATAAGCATTTCCGCGCAAGCTATGATATTGTAACAGCACGAGCTGTTGCTCGTCTCCAAGTATTGACCGAATTGACAATCCCATTTTTAAAAGTTGGTGGGCAATTAATTGCTCTTAAAGCTTCTGCTGCCGAAGAAGAATTGGCAGATGCCAAAAATGCCATGACAATTCTTTTTTCAAAACTCATAGACAATTATCATTATGAATTGCCAAATGGCGATAGTCGCCAAATCACAATTCTTGAAAAGAAAAAAGAAACACCAAATAAATACCCACGTAAGGCTGGGATGCCAAATAAAAAACCTCTTTAATATGTTATGAGCCGTAAGGCTCTTTTAGAAGGCTTTGAAAACCGTTTTGGAGTTTAGGAGGAATACTCTTTGAATAGCATTTTTAAATCTTTAACAAGTACGCGACGGTTAACGTTTAGTTTTGTCATCGTCATTTTTATTGGGAGTTTGTTACTCTCACTCCCGATAGTTCACTATGCCGATGCTCCTAGCACTACTTACCTTGACCACTTGTTCAATGTGGTTTCAATGGTTTGTGTGACGGGATTATCAGTCGTTCCTGTCGCAAGTGTTTATAATGGACTCGGTCAAGTGATTGCAATGTGTCTCATGCAAATTGGTGGACTAGGATTGGTTACTTTAATTGCAATCAGTACCTACCTTTTACGTCGTCGCATGAATTTATCAGAGCAGAGTTTGCTGCAATCAGCGCTTAGCTATGACAATAACAATGACCTTAGACATTACCTTTTTAATGCTTACAAAATCACTTTTATTATTGAGTCCTTGGTTGCTATTGTATTGCTCTTTGATTTTATTCCACGTTTTGGCTTGGGGCACGGTATTTTTAATGCTATTTTTCTTGCTGTCTCTGCCTTTTGTAATGCTGGGTTTGATAATTTTGGCGATGCTAGCCTTAAACAATTCGCTCTAAAGCCCTTGGTTAATCTGGCGGTTACCACTGCAATCATATCTGGCGGAATCGGGTTTGCTGTTTGGATGGATTTAAAAAAAGCTATCAAACACTTTATCAAAGACAAACCTTATCGCTTCTCTGCATTTTCTCGCTCATTAAGCAATCAGACACGTTTAGTGCTTGCTACAACGGGAATACTTTTACTGCTTGGAACAGCATTGACGTGGCTAATTGAATTTAAAAATGCTAAGACAATTGGGCACTACACCTTTTTTCAACAGATCATGGTCTGCTTTTTCCAATCAGTAACCATGCGGACGGCTGGATTTGCAACGATTTCTTATCTTGATACGCATTCAGCAACGAATGTTCTTTATATGATTCAAATGATTATCGGTGGTGCTCCTGGTGGTACGGCTGGCGGTGTTAAAGTGACAACAGTTGCAATTGCCTTCTTGCTTTTCAAATCCGAACTTGCAGGGCAAAATGAGGTCACTTTCCGCCACCGTGTTATTGCCAATAAAGCTATAAAACAAACACTTACCGTGTTAATCTTTTTCTTTACTATTTTAACTATCGGCTATCTGTTACTTTTGGAATTCGAACCACTTCATGACCCATTAGCTCTGCTGTTTGAAGCCATTTCTGCGATTGCTACGGTCGGAGTTTCCATGGATTTAACGC
Coding sequences within:
- the rsmG gene encoding 16S rRNA (guanine(527)-N(7))-methyltransferase RsmG, with the translated sequence MTPEEFYKKLSQQGFELTDTQKKQFERYFELLVEWNQKINLTAITDEEGVYLKHFYDSIAPVLQGKITNQAICLLDIGAGAGFPSIPIKILCPDIDVTIIDSLNKRINFLNLLADELGLEGVHFYHGRAEDFGQDKHFRASYDIVTARAVARLQVLTELTIPFLKVGGQLIALKASAAEEELADAKNAMTILFSKLIDNYHYELPNGDSRQITILEKKKETPNKYPRKAGMPNKKPL
- a CDS encoding TrkH family potassium uptake protein, with the protein product MNSIFKSLTSTRRLTFSFVIVIFIGSLLLSLPIVHYADAPSTTYLDHLFNVVSMVCVTGLSVVPVASVYNGLGQVIAMCLMQIGGLGLVTLIAISTYLLRRRMNLSEQSLLQSALSYDNNNDLRHYLFNAYKITFIIESLVAIVLLFDFIPRFGLGHGIFNAIFLAVSAFCNAGFDNFGDASLKQFALKPLVNLAVTTAIISGGIGFAVWMDLKKAIKHFIKDKPYRFSAFSRSLSNQTRLVLATTGILLLLGTALTWLIEFKNAKTIGHYTFFQQIMVCFFQSVTMRTAGFATISYLDTHSATNVLYMIQMIIGGAPGGTAGGVKVTTVAIAFLLFKSELAGQNEVTFRHRVIANKAIKQTLTVLIFFFTILTIGYLLLLEFEPLHDPLALLFEAISAIATVGVSMDLTPKLSQAGRFVIMTLMFIGRVGPITVLLSLLQKKEKDIRYAQTNINVG